The following proteins are co-located in the Bacteroidales bacterium genome:
- the narI gene encoding respiratory nitrate reductase subunit gamma has protein sequence MTDLFFLIGLPYAAVLIFIIGSILRIKYYGYSVSSHSSQFLESNMLFWGSRLFHSGIVVLLIGHLIGFLMPKSIIFLTAMPSGLMIIEITAFAFGLITFAGLVLLIIRRIKVKRLHSVTSSMDLIVYSVIGIQVVTGLLVAYFYRWGTSWFVSSLVPYLRSLIILSPDISVITTMPLFIKIHTISAFIFIGLIPFTRLMHFLVYPVFYLWRNYQLVIWNRDQKEMRASKNTREGVKPINN, from the coding sequence ATGACAGATCTGTTTTTTCTTATTGGATTACCATATGCAGCTGTTCTTATCTTTATCATCGGCAGCATATTGCGTATAAAATATTATGGCTATTCGGTCTCCAGTCATTCATCACAATTCCTCGAATCAAATATGTTATTCTGGGGAAGCCGGCTTTTTCACTCAGGTATAGTAGTCCTGCTTATTGGCCATTTAATCGGATTCTTAATGCCAAAGAGTATAATTTTTCTGACTGCAATGCCTTCCGGGCTTATGATCATAGAGATTACTGCATTTGCTTTCGGCTTAATAACTTTTGCCGGGCTCGTGTTGCTGATTATAAGAAGAATTAAGGTAAAACGACTTCATTCTGTTACTTCATCAATGGACCTGATAGTTTATTCTGTTATTGGAATTCAGGTAGTTACTGGTCTCTTAGTCGCTTACTTTTACCGTTGGGGCACAAGCTGGTTTGTATCATCACTCGTTCCATATCTCCGATCGCTGATAATACTTTCACCCGACATATCAGTAATAACCACGATGCCATTGTTTATCAAAATTCATACTATATCAGCATTCATTTTTATCGGATTAATCCCCTTTACAAGATTGATGCACTTTCTGGTTTATCCCGTATTTTATTTATGGCGTAATTATCAGCTTGTAATCTGGAACCGAGACCAGAAGGAGATGCGTGCATCCAAAAACACACGCGAAGGAGTTAAGCCAATCAATAATTAA
- a CDS encoding 4Fe-4S dicluster domain-containing protein, with protein sequence MKKTEKENSRRNFLAKIGTLGLGSLSISSVITQGCDSKSPGSESGKKVTLLNSSNELVEVDSAYISTLNKNLSPDHNSTSRNGLPGKKFVLVVDLARCKNARKCMDKCQAVHQLRPEQHHLNVLLMKDSEHTAPYYMPKHCQHCDNPPCVKVCPVDATFKRSDGIVLIDNERCIGCRFCIAACPYSARSFNWYEPRDADKYKDVPYDIEKNVPQKKGTVTKCTFSADCLREGKLPYCVSACPNGVYYFGNIYQDSVTNGTSGDTVILSELLAKNAGYRLMEDLGTAPSVYYLPPKDRTMLPESEISNG encoded by the coding sequence ATGAAAAAAACTGAAAAGGAAAACTCAAGAAGAAATTTTTTAGCGAAGATTGGCACTCTTGGCTTGGGATCACTATCCATTTCTTCTGTCATTACGCAGGGTTGTGATAGTAAGTCACCCGGATCCGAATCTGGGAAAAAAGTAACTTTACTCAATAGCAGCAATGAATTGGTTGAAGTTGATTCAGCTTACATCTCAACACTTAATAAAAACCTTTCACCTGATCACAACAGTACAAGTCGTAATGGTCTTCCCGGAAAGAAGTTTGTTCTTGTAGTTGATCTCGCGAGGTGCAAAAATGCAAGGAAATGCATGGATAAGTGTCAGGCAGTTCATCAGCTCCGTCCGGAGCAGCATCATTTAAATGTTCTGCTAATGAAGGATAGTGAGCATACTGCACCATATTATATGCCGAAGCACTGCCAGCATTGTGATAATCCGCCATGTGTCAAAGTATGTCCGGTCGATGCCACTTTCAAACGAAGCGACGGCATAGTACTTATTGATAATGAGCGTTGCATTGGCTGCAGATTTTGTATTGCAGCATGTCCGTACTCGGCCAGGTCATTTAACTGGTATGAACCGCGGGATGCAGATAAGTACAAAGATGTACCATATGATATCGAGAAGAATGTTCCGCAAAAAAAGGGTACGGTAACAAAATGTACATTCAGTGCAGACTGTCTTCGTGAAGGGAAGCTACCCTATTGTGTATCAGCCTGCCCTAATGGTGTTTATTATTTTGGGAATATATATCAGGATTCAGTAACCAACGGTACCTCGGGAGATACAGTTATCCTGAGTGAATTGCTTGCGAAAAATGCTGGATATCGTTTAATGGAAGACCTGGGAACTGCTCCTTCTGTTTATTATTTGCCACCAAAAGACAGGACCATGTTGCCGGAAAGTGAAATTTCTAACGGATAA
- a CDS encoding hemerythrin domain-containing protein translates to MFNKETEYAMRGLVYIQVQNYAGIRPGTYEISREICAPRFFTAKILQRLVRMGLLRSFKGKNGGFYFDADKPELTIKELIYAVEGDKKITGCGFGLEICGSDNQCSIHDQYVPIREAIEKLISTETIQSLALKQEEAGEKFNLEKINIKRLMRNVTKILSDEHQNIVKVTDIVLNECDQMEKGKSTNNAFFEKVILFIQKYADGFHHKKEEDILFKTMLSSLDNMHCNPIPVMLNEHDEGREYVKYMIEALSQNNKEGLIENARGYCHLLQDHIYKEDNILYPMAEQSLNEEQKKQVEDSYKEVKVVEYLDTDIHTFIDNLKK, encoded by the coding sequence ATGTTCAACAAAGAGACCGAATATGCCATGCGTGGATTAGTGTATATCCAAGTGCAGAATTATGCTGGTATAAGGCCCGGGACTTATGAAATTTCACGGGAGATATGTGCTCCCCGGTTCTTTACTGCGAAGATCCTTCAACGGCTTGTAAGAATGGGATTGCTAAGGTCATTTAAAGGAAAGAATGGCGGGTTTTATTTTGATGCCGACAAACCCGAACTCACAATTAAAGAATTAATTTATGCAGTTGAAGGGGACAAGAAAATTACCGGTTGTGGATTTGGCCTTGAAATCTGCGGATCAGATAATCAATGTTCGATACATGACCAGTATGTTCCCATCAGGGAGGCTATTGAAAAACTAATTTCTACAGAAACAATCCAGTCTCTGGCTTTAAAGCAGGAAGAAGCAGGGGAAAAATTTAATTTGGAAAAAATCAATATAAAAAGACTTATGAGAAATGTAACAAAAATTTTATCAGATGAACATCAGAACATTGTCAAAGTAACCGATATTGTTTTGAATGAATGCGACCAGATGGAAAAGGGTAAAAGTACCAACAATGCATTTTTTGAAAAAGTGATTCTTTTCATTCAGAAGTATGCCGACGGATTCCACCATAAAAAAGAAGAGGATATTCTGTTTAAAACTATGCTTAGCAGTCTCGATAATATGCATTGCAACCCTATTCCTGTAATGTTAAATGAGCACGATGAAGGAAGGGAGTATGTAAAATATATGATTGAAGCCCTCAGCCAGAATAATAAGGAAGGACTAATTGAAAATGCCAGAGGATATTGCCATCTGCTGCAGGATCATATTTATAAGGAAGACAATATTTTATACCCTATGGCAGAACAATCGCTTAACGAGGAACAGAAAAAACAGGTTGAAGATTCATATAAGGAAGTTAAAGTTGTCGAATATTTAGATACAGATATTCATACGTTTATTGACAATCTAAAAAAATGA
- a CDS encoding cytochrome c has protein sequence MHIVRIIISALMLAFSLDSYSQTGEWLVVAEDAGRENPVEINPRNISVGKSVYINSCAACHGAKADGKGLLASADLISDTVQNQTDGTIFYKIKSGRNKMPPFKGILSDNEIWSVINYLRILVNPSSLPPAKDLKIELTANDVQKTITAFIRSADSLKQPLTEIDVHFYIERDFGLLQLGQETNFSGNDGKVTVLFPDNIIGDFQGNVTILSKVENSFLYNDATVTVEQKWGMPLKTEDEIFSRRSLWGSRDKSPVWLLLLANGILAAVWGVIIYIIINLLKIKKAGKIFFK, from the coding sequence ATGCATATTGTCAGGATTATTATCAGCGCTCTTATGCTTGCCTTTTCTCTGGACTCATACTCTCAGACTGGTGAATGGCTTGTAGTTGCTGAAGATGCCGGAAGGGAAAATCCTGTTGAAATAAATCCAAGGAATATTTCTGTCGGTAAGAGTGTTTATATCAATTCCTGTGCAGCCTGTCATGGTGCAAAAGCTGATGGAAAGGGGCTGCTGGCCAGCGCAGATTTAATTTCAGATACAGTTCAGAATCAGACCGATGGAACAATCTTCTATAAAATAAAATCAGGAAGGAATAAAATGCCTCCTTTTAAAGGGATATTGTCGGATAATGAAATATGGTCCGTTATAAATTATTTAAGGATACTCGTAAATCCTTCATCATTGCCTCCTGCAAAGGATCTGAAAATTGAGTTAACTGCTAACGATGTACAAAAAACGATTACAGCCTTTATCAGAAGCGCTGACTCTCTTAAACAGCCTCTAACGGAAATTGATGTACACTTCTATATCGAACGTGATTTTGGTCTTTTGCAGTTAGGTCAGGAAACAAATTTCTCGGGAAACGATGGAAAAGTTACAGTCCTTTTCCCGGATAATATCATCGGGGATTTTCAAGGTAATGTAACTATACTTAGCAAAGTTGAAAACAGCTTTTTATATAACGACGCAACTGTAACCGTTGAACAAAAGTGGGGAATGCCTTTGAAAACAGAGGATGAAATATTTAGCAGGAGGTCATTGTGGGGCTCGCGCGACAAAAGCCCTGTCTGGTTGTTATTGCTGGCAAATGGAATTTTAGCGGCTGTATGGGGTGTAATCATATATATAATTATCAACCTGTTAAAAATAAAAAAGGCAGGTAAAATATTTTTCAAATAG
- the nrfD gene encoding polysulfide reductase NrfD → MTDLYRQEEQVKEEQLEEIIKDLTVSMNRTNKSFKIWIGFLLILIALALVMYVRQLKFGLGTTDMRDIASWGLYIANFVFLIAVSLVGSLISAILKLSHVKWATPLTRIAEIIAVSALFVALAIIVVDMGRPDRLWHIFAYGRLQSPIVWDILVVNTYLIISLLLLYIPLIPDIALLSKKMSDKPRWRKAMYKSLSLGWQGTEDQIKLLNRSIHALMILIIPIAFSIHTVTSWLFASTLRPGWDSTIFGPYFVAGAFMVGAASVIVVMYFIRQRYECKHYITNEHFNMMGKLMVLTSVLYLYFNINEFMVPAYKMKSAEGAHILDLFKGEFALIFWFVQFAGMIIPIILMIFRYFRKPKPLMIIAVFVVTGAFFKRYLIVTPTLLHPYLPVQNYPLSYHHYNPTFSEISITIGSIAMVALAISLFIKVFPIIPISETAHERGIDTVTINNYK, encoded by the coding sequence ATGACAGATCTATACAGACAGGAAGAGCAGGTTAAGGAAGAACAATTAGAGGAAATTATTAAGGACCTTACTGTTTCAATGAACAGAACAAACAAGTCATTCAAAATATGGATCGGTTTTTTGTTAATACTTATAGCTCTGGCTTTGGTTATGTATGTCAGACAGTTAAAGTTCGGACTTGGTACAACGGACATGCGCGACATCGCCTCATGGGGACTATATATTGCAAATTTTGTGTTTCTGATCGCAGTAAGTCTTGTTGGTTCGTTAATTTCTGCCATCTTAAAACTAAGTCATGTCAAATGGGCAACCCCACTTACACGAATAGCTGAAATAATTGCAGTGTCTGCACTTTTTGTTGCACTGGCAATCATTGTTGTCGATATGGGACGTCCTGACAGGCTCTGGCATATTTTTGCTTACGGAAGGCTTCAATCTCCAATAGTCTGGGATATACTCGTTGTCAATACCTATTTGATTATAAGCTTATTGTTGCTTTACATACCTCTTATACCAGATATTGCACTGCTAAGTAAGAAAATGTCAGATAAACCCAGGTGGCGGAAAGCCATGTATAAATCACTCTCACTCGGATGGCAGGGGACTGAAGATCAGATTAAGCTGCTTAACAGATCAATACATGCTCTAATGATTTTAATTATACCCATAGCATTCTCGATTCATACCGTTACTTCCTGGTTATTTGCTTCGACACTTCGACCTGGATGGGATAGTACTATATTCGGACCATATTTTGTTGCCGGCGCCTTTATGGTAGGAGCAGCCTCCGTTATTGTCGTAATGTATTTTATCAGACAGAGATATGAGTGCAAACATTATATTACAAACGAACATTTTAATATGATGGGCAAACTGATGGTACTTACATCAGTGTTATATCTGTATTTTAACATCAACGAATTTATGGTACCTGCCTATAAAATGAAATCAGCCGAGGGAGCGCATATTTTAGACCTTTTTAAAGGGGAATTTGCACTGATTTTTTGGTTTGTCCAGTTTGCAGGAATGATAATACCGATAATTCTTATGATCTTCAGATACTTCAGAAAGCCGAAACCTCTTATGATAATTGCCGTTTTTGTTGTAACAGGGGCATTCTTTAAACGATATTTAATCGTAACTCCTACTCTGCTTCATCCATATTTACCGGTTCAGAATTATCCCCTCTCATATCACCATTATAATCCGACATTTTCAGAGATAAGTATAACCATTGGAAGTATTGCCATGGTGGCTCTTGCAATATCATTATTCATAAAGGTGTTTCCCATTATCCCAATAAGCGAAACAGCGCATGAAAGAGGCATTGATACAGTAACCATAAATAATTATAAATAG
- a CDS encoding nitrate reductase subunit alpha has protein sequence MSWIKDLISPQTRKWEDFYRSRWQYDKVVRSSHGVNCTGGCSWNIHVKDGIVVWETQAVDYPVFDNDLPPYEPRGCQRGISASWYLYSPIRVKYPLMRGALLDLFQQEKNKSQDPVTAWKNLQEDPVKRRIYQKARGKGGLRRVSWEDALQMIAAANIYTVQKYGPDRLAGFSPIPAMSMISYASGSRFLQLMGGLNLSFYDWYCDLPPSFPEMWGEQTDVAESADWYNAKFVAVMGANLAMTRTPDVHFFAESRHNGTKTVVFSPDFNMVAKYADTWIPVHAGQDGAFWMAVTHIILKEAHYEKQIPYFLEYTAKYTDSPFLVELEKKGTRYTPGKLLRANRTEKLKNIENGNWKFLNIDGESGRLVCPRGSVGHRWDSKDGNWSTLPIDGEDNTEYNPILTILGRQDDVFQVEFTDYAMDKTRLRGVPVKLIDTIDGKVPVTTAYDLIMAQYGVSRGLPGDYPENYEDRYSAYTPAWQEMFTGIGSETLLQFAAEWIRTAEATRGKCMIIIGAGINHWYHGNLIYRAGQMALALTGCIGKNGGGMNHYVGQEKLAPVDSWGAIMAAKDWQGPSRLQQTPIWHYMNSDQWRYDGNHSDYNTVPENELTEKHTADMIVKAVRNGWMPFYPQYDKNNLEIAREAVENGAEDDKAIVNYVVQQLKSKKLTHSVANPDAEINFPRVWYIWRGNALMSSAKGHEFFLKHYLGTHHNSIASEVSKDLVKDVQWHDEAPQGKLDLIVDINFRMDTSALYSDIVLPTASWYEKNDLNSTDMHSFIHPLSAAVKPSWEAKSDWDIFKNIARVTSEFAKVHIPLPVKDIVNLPIAHDSIGEISQETIKDWSLDECEPIPGKTMHNIVVLERDFTQIYNKFISLGPNIRNGIGAHGNNFNCSDFYDMMFSYKDHLQEVNGKLYPSLKDDEEVINAILHLSSLTNGVLANRAYENAEKRTGLKLTDLSEGNKNVKLNFDDLKSQPRRYINSPVWSGTMGEGKAYAGFTYNIEKSVPWRTLTGRQHFYLDHEMYIKFGENLPTFKPSPKPGVLGDLKNSESTGKSLVLNVLTPHGKWGIHSTYTDNIRMHTLSRGIGPCWMSEEDAEELGINDNDWVEVFNDYGVYSTRSIVSARIPKGICLIYHATERTYTVPKSEVRGGKRSGGHNSLTRLRLKPSLLAGGYGQFTYHFNYWGPVGVNRDTFVIVQKMKKLEF, from the coding sequence ATGAGTTGGATCAAAGATTTAATATCGCCACAAACCAGGAAATGGGAGGATTTTTACCGCAGCCGCTGGCAATATGATAAGGTTGTCCGAAGTTCTCATGGAGTTAACTGCACCGGTGGTTGTAGCTGGAATATTCATGTTAAGGACGGGATTGTCGTTTGGGAAACCCAGGCTGTTGACTATCCGGTTTTTGATAATGACCTTCCTCCATATGAACCACGTGGCTGCCAGAGGGGCATATCAGCTTCATGGTATTTGTATAGCCCCATAAGAGTTAAATACCCTCTTATGAGAGGCGCATTGCTGGATCTGTTTCAGCAAGAAAAGAATAAATCGCAAGATCCTGTCACCGCATGGAAAAACCTTCAGGAAGATCCTGTTAAACGTCGAATATATCAAAAGGCAAGGGGCAAAGGGGGCTTGCGACGCGTCTCTTGGGAGGATGCACTTCAGATGATAGCTGCCGCAAACATTTATACTGTTCAGAAATACGGACCCGACAGGCTTGCAGGTTTTTCACCAATACCTGCTATGTCAATGATCAGTTATGCCAGCGGTTCACGATTTCTGCAACTTATGGGAGGACTGAACCTGAGCTTCTATGACTGGTATTGCGATCTCCCTCCTTCATTTCCTGAAATGTGGGGAGAGCAGACAGATGTGGCTGAAAGTGCTGATTGGTACAATGCAAAATTCGTTGCCGTAATGGGTGCTAACCTTGCAATGACAAGAACCCCTGATGTACACTTCTTTGCAGAATCTCGTCATAACGGGACTAAAACAGTTGTATTCTCACCTGATTTTAATATGGTTGCCAAGTATGCCGATACATGGATCCCTGTGCACGCAGGTCAGGATGGTGCCTTCTGGATGGCAGTTACTCACATAATTTTAAAAGAGGCACACTATGAGAAACAGATTCCATACTTTCTGGAGTATACTGCAAAATATACCGACAGCCCTTTTCTCGTAGAACTTGAAAAAAAAGGTACCAGATATACTCCCGGTAAATTACTGAGAGCAAACAGAACAGAGAAATTAAAAAATATTGAAAATGGGAACTGGAAATTCCTGAACATTGATGGTGAGAGTGGAAGGCTTGTTTGTCCGCGCGGAAGTGTTGGTCATCGCTGGGACTCAAAAGATGGTAACTGGAGTACCTTGCCTATTGATGGTGAGGATAATACGGAATACAACCCTATATTAACTATTCTGGGAAGGCAAGATGATGTATTTCAGGTTGAATTTACCGATTACGCAATGGATAAAACACGCCTCAGGGGAGTTCCGGTGAAGCTGATTGATACTATTGACGGGAAAGTACCGGTGACAACTGCCTATGATTTAATTATGGCCCAGTATGGGGTCAGCAGAGGACTTCCGGGCGATTACCCTGAAAATTATGAAGACAGGTATTCAGCCTATACTCCAGCCTGGCAGGAGATGTTCACAGGTATCGGAAGTGAAACATTACTTCAGTTTGCTGCCGAATGGATCAGAACCGCTGAAGCAACCCGGGGAAAGTGCATGATTATAATTGGTGCCGGTATAAACCACTGGTATCACGGCAATCTGATATACCGCGCCGGACAAATGGCACTAGCCCTTACAGGCTGTATAGGAAAGAACGGAGGTGGAATGAACCATTATGTGGGACAGGAGAAACTTGCTCCGGTTGATTCCTGGGGCGCAATAATGGCAGCCAAGGACTGGCAGGGACCCTCTCGATTGCAACAGACCCCTATCTGGCATTACATGAATTCTGACCAATGGCGATACGATGGTAACCATAGCGATTACAATACAGTTCCTGAAAATGAACTTACAGAAAAACATACTGCCGACATGATCGTGAAAGCAGTCCGGAACGGATGGATGCCATTTTATCCGCAATACGATAAGAATAATCTCGAGATTGCCAGGGAAGCTGTTGAAAACGGGGCAGAGGATGACAAAGCAATCGTGAATTATGTTGTTCAACAGCTTAAATCCAAAAAACTTACCCACTCTGTTGCCAATCCGGATGCAGAGATAAATTTTCCACGCGTGTGGTATATATGGCGCGGTAATGCATTAATGTCAAGTGCCAAAGGACATGAATTTTTTCTTAAACATTACCTTGGGACTCATCACAATTCGATTGCCTCAGAAGTATCAAAAGATCTTGTTAAGGATGTTCAATGGCACGATGAAGCACCGCAGGGAAAACTTGACCTGATCGTTGATATCAACTTTCGCATGGATACTTCTGCTCTGTACTCAGATATTGTTTTGCCAACTGCTTCGTGGTACGAGAAAAACGATCTGAACAGTACCGATATGCATTCGTTTATTCACCCTCTTTCGGCTGCTGTTAAACCATCATGGGAAGCCAAATCAGACTGGGATATCTTTAAGAATATAGCACGGGTAACCTCTGAATTTGCCAAAGTTCATATCCCCCTCCCTGTAAAAGATATCGTCAACCTGCCAATTGCACATGATTCAATCGGTGAAATTTCACAGGAAACTATAAAAGACTGGAGTTTAGATGAATGTGAGCCTATACCCGGAAAGACAATGCATAACATTGTTGTACTGGAACGCGACTTTACCCAGATTTACAATAAGTTTATTTCACTTGGCCCTAATATCAGAAATGGGATAGGGGCACATGGTAACAATTTTAATTGCTCCGATTTTTATGACATGATGTTCAGTTACAAGGATCATTTGCAGGAGGTAAACGGGAAACTCTACCCATCGCTAAAGGATGATGAAGAGGTAATTAATGCCATTCTGCATTTGTCGTCTCTTACTAACGGAGTCCTTGCAAACAGGGCTTATGAAAATGCAGAGAAACGTACAGGCCTTAAACTCACTGATCTGTCGGAAGGTAATAAAAACGTAAAACTGAATTTCGACGATCTGAAATCGCAGCCCAGGAGATATATTAATTCACCTGTCTGGTCAGGCACCATGGGCGAAGGAAAGGCATATGCAGGATTTACATATAATATTGAAAAATCAGTTCCATGGAGAACTCTAACAGGCCGTCAGCATTTCTACCTCGATCACGAAATGTATATTAAGTTTGGAGAGAACCTGCCAACATTTAAACCATCGCCAAAACCGGGTGTCCTGGGTGATTTGAAGAACTCTGAATCTACAGGTAAGTCACTGGTATTGAATGTACTGACACCTCATGGCAAGTGGGGAATACATTCAACCTACACCGACAATATACGAATGCATACCCTCTCGAGGGGAATAGGACCATGCTGGATGAGTGAAGAGGACGCCGAAGAATTGGGTATTAATGATAACGACTGGGTTGAGGTATTCAATGATTATGGTGTTTACAGTACCCGCTCAATAGTTAGTGCACGGATACCAAAAGGGATCTGTCTTATTTATCATGCAACGGAACGCACTTATACTGTTCCTAAATCGGAAGTCAGGGGAGGTAAAAGATCGGGGGGCCATAATAGTCTTACAAGATTAAGGCTGAAACCAAGCCTACTTGCAGGAGGATACGGTCAGTTCACATATCATTTTAATTATTGGGGACCTGTTGGTGTTAACAGGGATACTTTTGTTATTGTTCAGAAAATGAAAAAACTGGAATTCTAA
- a CDS encoding cytochrome c, whose translation MKINIKISVLSTLLLFCITTFFIQAQEGEELFKPCAACHSIGGGRMIGPDLKGVTRLRTNEWLIRFIQSPVGMLKSGDQQAKAIFTEFNNVPMPDNKLTAEQINKILAFIDGGLSGGINNIDPAMKALQQKVDSILKTNSSYDINKGFALFNGSIRFSNGGTSCIACHNVSYNNISRGGTLAKDLSKSFTRLNGFAGLKGIIGVPPFPSMAIAYKHNELTEEEIAYLQLFLKSADAQNLVEPIVQKTWFFHFALISGLFLILSIALIWYRRKRKSVNDEILKRQERFSR comes from the coding sequence ATGAAAATTAATATTAAAATTAGTGTGCTCTCTACTCTTTTGTTGTTTTGCATTACGACTTTTTTTATTCAGGCTCAGGAGGGTGAAGAATTGTTCAAACCCTGTGCAGCCTGCCATTCAATCGGAGGCGGTCGTATGATAGGACCAGATTTGAAAGGAGTTACAAGACTGAGAACTAATGAATGGCTTATAAGATTTATTCAATCGCCTGTAGGAATGCTCAAATCGGGAGATCAGCAGGCAAAGGCAATTTTTACTGAATTTAACAATGTACCAATGCCTGACAATAAGCTTACTGCTGAACAGATTAATAAAATTCTTGCATTTATAGATGGAGGTTTATCTGGAGGTATTAATAATATCGACCCTGCGATGAAAGCATTGCAACAAAAAGTTGATTCAATTCTGAAAACAAACTCTTCTTATGATATAAATAAAGGTTTTGCTTTGTTTAACGGAAGTATACGATTCAGTAATGGCGGAACTTCCTGCATTGCTTGTCATAATGTTTCATATAATAACATTTCCAGGGGAGGAACACTTGCCAAAGATCTTTCAAAGTCCTTCACCAGGTTAAACGGGTTTGCCGGACTTAAAGGGATTATAGGTGTACCTCCGTTTCCATCGATGGCTATTGCCTATAAACATAATGAACTAACTGAAGAAGAGATTGCATATCTGCAGTTATTTCTGAAAAGTGCTGACGCACAGAATCTGGTTGAACCTATTGTTCAGAAAACCTGGTTCTTTCATTTTGCCTTAATCTCAGGCCTTTTTCTGATTCTTTCAATTGCTCTTATATGGTACAGAAGAAAACGTAAAAGTGTAAATGATGAAATTTTAAAGAGGCAGGAAAGATTCTCGAGATAG
- the narH gene encoding nitrate reductase subunit beta has product MDIRSQIAMVFHLDKCIGCHTCSIACKNIWTDRKGAEYMWWNNVETKPGTGYPTRWEDQKIYKGGWVKNGDKLELRVAGKPTGLTKLYHNPDMPVMDDYYEPWTYDYDHLFEAPPGDDQPSARTISLVTGDPIDVKGGPNWDDDLSGTPDYGRNDINLNNLSAEEKESMFQLERMTMHYLPRMCNHCLNPSCVAACPSGAVYKRGEDGIVLINQDKCRAWRLCVTACPYKKSYYNWTTGKSEKCLLCYPRIESGQAPACMHSCVGRIRYLGVLLYDADKIEEFASSTDDQLIDRQLDIYLDPHNSRVIKLAKKNGIADSTIEAAQKSPVYRFVKEWKIALPLHAEFRTLPNLFYVPPLLPVIGKVTNGMYDSATESLWGKIDETRLPVQYLANLFSDGNQELIKTVLKKLMTVRYHRRSVTVNDIEKTFIDSAFRSTGLTPDIADSIYRLTSLVKYDERFVIPPEHREEAIEMIESTDDRKGNSGFGEKIKTKRVF; this is encoded by the coding sequence ATGGATATCAGATCACAAATAGCAATGGTATTTCATCTTGATAAGTGTATTGGCTGTCACACCTGTTCAATTGCATGTAAGAATATCTGGACAGATAGGAAGGGTGCTGAATACATGTGGTGGAACAACGTTGAAACAAAGCCGGGAACCGGTTATCCAACAAGATGGGAAGACCAGAAGATATATAAAGGCGGATGGGTGAAAAATGGCGATAAACTCGAACTTCGTGTTGCCGGCAAGCCTACTGGCTTGACTAAGCTTTATCATAATCCGGATATGCCTGTAATGGATGATTATTACGAACCTTGGACCTATGATTATGACCATTTATTTGAAGCCCCTCCGGGAGATGACCAGCCATCGGCCCGGACCATATCTCTTGTAACCGGTGACCCAATCGATGTTAAGGGAGGGCCAAACTGGGATGATGATTTGAGCGGAACGCCGGATTACGGAAGAAATGATATCAATTTAAACAATCTCAGCGCTGAAGAAAAGGAATCGATGTTTCAGCTTGAAAGGATGACCATGCACTACCTTCCGCGAATGTGCAATCATTGTCTCAACCCTTCATGCGTGGCTGCATGCCCTAGCGGAGCAGTATACAAACGCGGCGAAGATGGAATAGTACTTATTAACCAGGATAAATGTCGTGCATGGAGATTATGTGTGACTGCATGCCCTTACAAAAAATCATATTATAACTGGACAACAGGGAAATCGGAAAAATGTCTGCTTTGTTATCCGCGTATAGAATCAGGGCAGGCTCCCGCCTGTATGCATTCGTGTGTTGGACGGATCCGATATCTGGGCGTATTGTTATACGATGCTGACAAAATAGAAGAATTTGCATCATCAACCGATGATCAGCTCATAGACAGACAGTTAGATATTTATCTGGATCCGCATAACAGCAGGGTAATTAAGCTGGCTAAAAAGAATGGAATTGCCGATTCTACAATAGAAGCTGCGCAAAAATCTCCTGTTTACAGGTTTGTGAAGGAGTGGAAAATTGCATTGCCTCTTCACGCGGAATTCCGCACTTTGCCAAACCTGTTTTATGTGCCACCATTGTTGCCGGTAATTGGGAAAGTCACAAATGGTATGTACGATTCTGCTACTGAAAGCTTATGGGGGAAAATTGATGAGACAAGGTTACCAGTACAATACCTGGCAAATCTTTTTTCTGACGGGAATCAGGAGCTTATAAAAACAGTTCTTAAGAAACTGATGACTGTCAGGTATCACAGGCGAAGCGTAACTGTGAATGATATCGAAAAAACCTTTATTGATTCTGCCTTCCGGTCCACCGGATTAACACCTGACATTGCAGATTCTATTTACCGTCTTACTTCTCTTGTTAAATATGATGAACGTTTTGTTATCCCGCCCGAACACCGTGAAGAAGCTATTGAAATGATAGAGAGTACGGACGACAGAAAAGGTAATTCCGGTTTTGGTGAAAAAATAAAGACAAAAAGGGTCTTCTGA